In one Ktedonobacteraceae bacterium genomic region, the following are encoded:
- a CDS encoding ATP-binding protein has protein sequence MNWLERFRLSLLEIKQEQRGSKIFVDSVVAVLGALVVTFIIYFFHLYPRIPNISLLYIVVVLALASTRGLYAAVLTSIVAFLSFDYFLVPPYYTLSIAKIDEWLALFIFLVTAIITGQLASALRKRAEQARRREYETRILYELVRDMNREENLQRQLDIIVHGIADNFSSWGVRDCAIFLPDSAGRLVLQESAREPAVQVNLLPDEEATAAWVMAQSQTVELHDVALNPPQLSVNAPRAVVRSTRHGQVARHYIRLIPLKLGQKVVGVLRLSMEDDPQLFAAERSLGVEQERSNPRMAFFWAFVDQAAVAIERARLRHESLRVQVLQRTDELRAALLSSVSHDLRTPLSAIKAAASSLLQEDVQWDEEARRGFALSIEREADRLNRLVENLLDMSRIEGGALKPEKEWYPVDELVHDVLGRLQPDLRGREVILDLPASLPPVKLDYMEIDQVLTNIIENAVDYSPAGSPIEISAKVDSDQMVVSVADRGPGIPPDDLVRIFDKFYRIRNIKTKSPRTSGSGLGLAVSRGMVEAHGGRIWAENREGGGSIFRFTLPLGKTERVLLHE, from the coding sequence ATGAACTGGCTTGAACGATTTCGTCTATCGCTGTTAGAAATAAAACAGGAGCAGCGAGGGAGTAAAATCTTCGTCGATAGCGTAGTAGCGGTACTAGGAGCGCTTGTTGTTACCTTCATCATTTACTTTTTTCACCTTTACCCACGTATTCCGAATATATCGCTACTATATATAGTAGTCGTGCTGGCACTGGCAAGTACACGTGGCCTCTATGCCGCTGTTCTTACGTCTATAGTGGCGTTCTTATCGTTCGATTACTTTCTGGTTCCTCCATACTATACCCTCAGCATTGCGAAGATTGATGAATGGCTGGCGTTATTCATTTTTCTGGTTACCGCGATCATTACCGGACAACTTGCATCTGCTCTACGCAAGCGCGCGGAACAGGCAAGACGCCGCGAGTATGAGACGAGAATTCTTTATGAACTTGTGCGCGATATGAATAGAGAAGAGAATCTGCAGAGGCAGTTGGATATCATTGTGCATGGGATTGCCGATAACTTTTCTTCCTGGGGCGTCCGTGATTGCGCTATTTTTCTTCCTGACTCTGCCGGGCGCCTCGTTTTACAGGAGAGCGCGCGAGAACCGGCGGTTCAAGTCAATCTTTTGCCCGATGAAGAAGCAACCGCGGCCTGGGTGATGGCGCAATCGCAAACCGTTGAATTGCACGATGTCGCGTTAAATCCCCCCCAATTGTCGGTTAACGCGCCGAGGGCAGTAGTGCGTAGTACCAGGCACGGACAGGTGGCACGCCATTACATACGCTTGATACCCCTAAAGCTAGGGCAAAAAGTGGTTGGTGTGCTGCGTCTTTCGATGGAAGACGACCCCCAATTATTCGCCGCGGAAAGAAGCCTGGGAGTGGAACAGGAGAGATCAAATCCGCGTATGGCCTTTTTCTGGGCCTTTGTCGATCAGGCGGCGGTTGCGATTGAGCGCGCGCGTTTAAGGCATGAAAGTTTGCGAGTCCAGGTTTTGCAGCGTACAGATGAACTGCGAGCAGCGCTGCTCTCTTCTGTCTCGCATGATCTGCGCACCCCTCTTTCAGCGATTAAGGCGGCTGCTAGCAGTTTGTTGCAAGAGGATGTACAATGGGACGAAGAGGCAAGGCGGGGCTTTGCCCTGTCTATCGAACGGGAAGCAGATCGGCTCAACCGGCTGGTTGAGAATCTACTGGATATGTCGCGTATCGAGGGCGGGGCGCTCAAACCTGAAAAAGAGTGGTATCCGGTAGATGAACTGGTTCATGACGTGTTAGGGCGTTTGCAACCGGACTTACGAGGACGCGAGGTGATCCTGGATTTACCTGCCAGTTTGCCACCTGTCAAATTAGACTACATGGAAATAGACCAGGTGTTGACCAATATTATAGAGAATGCGGTGGACTATTCGCCCGCTGGATCGCCAATAGAGATAAGCGCGAAAGTTGATAGCGATCAAATGGTGGTAAGTGTGGCAGATCGTGGCCCAGGTATTCCGCCAGACGATCTGGTGCGTATCTTTGATAAATTTTATCGCATCAGGAATATAAAAACGAAATCGCCTCGCACTTCTGGGTCGGGATTAGGACTGGCAGTGAGCCGGGGGATGGTAGAGGCCCATGGAGGGCGTATCTGGGCGGAAAATCGTGAGGGCGGCGGATCGATCTTTCGTTTCACCTTGCCGCTAGGGAAAACAGAGAGGGTACTGCTCCATGAGTAA
- a CDS encoding ABC transporter ATP-binding protein: protein MLRLNNVNTFYGPSQVLYDVSVEVNRGEIVCLLGANAAGKTTTMKTIFGLVRARSGTIEFEGKRIDRMLPGDIVRMGMALVPEARRIFSRMTVLENLEMGAFIRNNRSEIKQDLDHVCQIFPRLQERLKQVAGTMSGGEQQMLAMARALMSRPRMICMDEPSMGLSPILVETVFNTILRIRDEGVTIFLVEQNASMALSLADRGYVLQTGHIVLSDSARNLLTNDLVRQAYLGGA from the coding sequence ATGTTGCGCCTCAACAATGTGAATACGTTCTACGGTCCAAGCCAGGTTCTGTATGATGTGTCGGTTGAGGTGAATAGGGGCGAGATTGTTTGTTTGCTGGGGGCAAATGCAGCAGGCAAGACAACCACCATGAAAACAATCTTCGGCCTCGTGCGAGCCCGCAGCGGAACGATTGAATTCGAGGGCAAACGCATTGACCGTATGTTGCCCGGTGATATTGTACGTATGGGCATGGCGCTGGTGCCCGAAGCTCGCCGCATCTTCTCACGTATGACTGTGCTGGAGAACCTGGAGATGGGCGCATTCATTCGCAATAACCGGTCAGAAATCAAGCAAGATCTCGATCATGTATGCCAGATATTCCCTCGTCTCCAGGAACGCTTGAAGCAGGTTGCAGGTACTATGTCCGGTGGGGAACAGCAGATGCTGGCGATGGCCCGTGCCTTGATGTCTCGTCCACGTATGATATGTATGGATGAACCATCCATGGGCTTATCTCCAATTCTCGTTGAGACCGTTTTTAACACGATCCTGCGCATTCGCGATGAAGGGGTAACAATTTTCCTGGTGGAGCAGAATGCGTCAATGGCCTTGAGCCTGGCGGATAGAGGCTATGTTTTACAGACCGGTCACATCGTCTTGAGCGATTCGGCACGCAACTTGCTGACGAATGATCTCGTCCGGCAGGCTTATCTGGGTGGCGCGTAG
- a CDS encoding response regulator transcription factor: MSKSGARILVVDDEIEIMRALQRSLAAHGFEVFTANSGEEALDAIIQHRPDLMILDLGLPGISGLEVCKRVRTQSNLPIIVLSVKDTERDKVLALDLGADDYVSKPFGMNEVLARIRVALRHAAQVESGTEPIFTAGPLKVDFAQRLVQVNGKEVKLTPTEYDLLKALIKNSGKIMTRQMLLSQVWGTGYGAESHYLHVYIGQLRRKIEPDPAHPRFILTISGVGYRFNADEEVEPARY, translated from the coding sequence ATGAGTAAGAGTGGCGCGCGCATTCTGGTTGTTGATGATGAGATCGAGATCATGCGGGCCTTGCAGCGCAGCCTGGCTGCACATGGATTTGAGGTGTTCACTGCCAATAGCGGTGAGGAAGCGCTGGATGCTATTATTCAGCACCGGCCTGACCTCATGATATTGGATCTGGGACTGCCAGGTATAAGTGGGCTGGAGGTCTGCAAGCGGGTACGGACGCAATCCAATTTGCCCATCATTGTGCTTTCCGTGAAGGATACCGAACGTGACAAAGTGCTGGCGCTCGATCTGGGGGCGGACGATTATGTTTCCAAGCCCTTTGGAATGAATGAGGTGCTGGCGCGTATCCGCGTGGCCTTGCGTCATGCCGCACAGGTCGAGTCTGGAACGGAACCCATCTTTACTGCTGGCCCACTGAAAGTGGATTTTGCGCAAAGGCTCGTGCAGGTCAATGGAAAAGAGGTGAAGCTGACTCCAACCGAATACGACCTGCTCAAGGCCCTTATCAAGAACAGCGGCAAGATCATGACGCGCCAGATGTTGCTTTCCCAGGTCTGGGGAACCGGATATGGCGCCGAGTCTCATTACCTCCACGTGTATATAGGTCAGCTGCGCCGTAAAATTGAGCCTGATCCCGCGCATCCTCGTTTTATCCTCACTATATCTGGCGTCGGTTATCGCTTCAATGCTGACGAAGAAGTTGAGCCGGCCAGATATTGA
- a CDS encoding universal stress protein yields MKKCLLLPFTHGIDSFAVEQAIRLAKSLGATLISLSIIFVPQERCPGGARLEHIQQSKDFLEMAKYRAARIGVPLKCFEVFTSDVVESINIVAREQGCEGILLFVQDRRGVLLHADEIKHLMERATCKLYIMRLQFDDKDTPVRSFRERLSHLLSQRGRRYQGMPLEVLAYAEEEASPLFCIPSGRKPGYERS; encoded by the coding sequence ATGAAAAAATGTTTACTACTCCCTTTTACGCATGGCATCGACTCATTTGCGGTTGAGCAGGCTATACGGTTAGCGAAGAGCCTGGGTGCTACCCTCATTTCTCTCTCAATAATTTTTGTGCCGCAGGAACGATGTCCAGGAGGGGCTCGCCTCGAACATATTCAGCAGTCGAAGGATTTTCTGGAAATGGCGAAGTATAGGGCGGCAAGAATCGGTGTTCCTCTCAAATGCTTCGAGGTTTTTACATCTGACGTTGTGGAGAGTATTAACATTGTGGCGAGGGAACAGGGATGCGAGGGTATCTTGCTCTTCGTACAGGACAGGCGCGGCGTGCTTCTGCATGCAGATGAGATTAAGCATCTGATGGAGAGGGCGACTTGTAAGCTCTATATTATGCGCTTGCAGTTTGATGATAAAGATACTCCTGTACGATCTTTTCGCGAGCGTCTCTCTCATTTGCTTTCCCAGAGGGGGCGGAGATACCAGGGGATGCCGCTCGAAGTGCTGGCCTATGCTGAAGAGGAGGCATCCCCTCTCTTTTGTATTCCATCGGGCAGGAAGCCTGGCTATGAACGTAGTTGA
- a CDS encoding branched-chain amino acid ABC transporter substrate-binding protein gives MKRSWSRIFALTLGIPLLLAILVACGGTGTTGGSGTSGGGTTSGGIIKIATDLPVSGAEATDGKPAENGAHLAVDQANANHTIPGYTLVFDPQDDVGASGVHDPAVGAANVTKLIGDAEVAGIIGPFNSSVAQSEMPIANEAPIVLISPSNTNTCLTQNSPDTGCTGANDMLSTLRPTGKVTYFRIATTDNHQGAVGADFLYKTQGYKTAYVIDDTETYGVGLATQFIKEWQADGGKLLGHDSIKSTTDYTGELTKIASLKPDVIYFAGVEANGGLQIRKQMATTPGLTNTPFAGGDGIQDSAFATAIGTKTGGPVFSTVAAVDVTKVPSAASFIQQYQAKYGPLGAYSASGYDCAQILILAIKAAIASGAKPPTSSSDVAAAQSFRQAVIDQVAKTNYNGVTGHQSFDQNGDTTNKTISVYQLADVNGSPGWKYVTAETLP, from the coding sequence ATGAAGAGAAGTTGGTCACGTATTTTTGCCTTAACACTGGGAATCCCCTTGTTGTTGGCAATTCTCGTGGCGTGTGGCGGCACGGGAACCACGGGAGGAAGTGGAACGAGTGGTGGAGGCACCACCTCCGGTGGAATCATCAAAATTGCCACCGACCTGCCGGTGAGCGGCGCGGAAGCCACCGATGGCAAACCAGCCGAGAATGGCGCACACCTGGCCGTCGACCAGGCCAATGCCAACCATACTATTCCCGGCTATACCCTGGTCTTTGATCCACAAGATGATGTGGGTGCCAGCGGTGTGCATGACCCGGCAGTCGGCGCTGCCAACGTCACCAAACTGATCGGCGATGCCGAAGTAGCCGGCATCATTGGCCCGTTCAACAGTAGCGTGGCCCAATCCGAAATGCCGATTGCTAATGAGGCCCCCATCGTCCTGATTAGCCCATCCAACACCAACACCTGCCTGACGCAGAATAGTCCAGATACCGGCTGCACTGGCGCCAATGATATGCTCTCTACCTTACGTCCAACAGGGAAGGTCACCTACTTCCGTATTGCGACGACCGACAACCACCAGGGCGCAGTCGGAGCTGATTTCCTGTACAAGACGCAGGGCTACAAGACCGCCTATGTGATCGATGATACCGAGACCTATGGCGTCGGATTGGCCACCCAATTTATCAAAGAATGGCAGGCCGACGGTGGGAAGCTGCTTGGCCACGACAGTATCAAGAGTACGACAGACTACACCGGTGAATTGACCAAGATCGCGTCCTTAAAACCCGATGTGATCTACTTTGCAGGTGTGGAGGCCAATGGTGGCTTACAGATCCGCAAGCAGATGGCGACGACCCCTGGCCTGACCAACACCCCATTTGCCGGTGGTGATGGTATCCAGGACAGCGCCTTCGCGACAGCCATTGGCACCAAGACCGGTGGTCCCGTCTTCAGCACGGTGGCAGCAGTCGATGTCACCAAGGTACCCTCAGCGGCTAGCTTTATCCAGCAGTACCAGGCCAAGTATGGGCCGCTGGGCGCCTATAGTGCCAGTGGTTATGACTGCGCGCAGATCCTGATCCTGGCCATCAAGGCGGCGATTGCCAGTGGAGCCAAACCGCCGACCAGTTCAAGCGATGTGGCTGCGGCCCAGTCGTTCCGGCAGGCGGTCATTGACCAGGTGGCCAAGACCAACTATAACGGGGTCACCGGCCACCAGTCCTTTGATCAGAACGGCGATACGACCAACAAGACCATTTCGGTCTACCAGTTGGCCGATGTCAATGGCTCTCCCGGTTGGAAGTATGTGACCGCGGAGACGCTGCCGTAA
- the coaE gene encoding dephospho-CoA kinase (Dephospho-CoA kinase (CoaE) performs the final step in coenzyme A biosynthesis.), translating to MPRIIGITGNIACGKTAVGQMLLELGAERYIDADALVHRLYLKGQPVAIKVAEAFGPQVVAADGSIDRKALGTIVFQDAGAMRRLEGIVHPAVGQALLKELATISPSGIAVIDAVKLLEGGSGALCQSKWLITCSEEQELARLMARNGLSEEDARSRIRAQPSVSARLLLVDEVIDNSGSLEETRRQVTAAFERFLNRFPA from the coding sequence ATGCCGCGAATTATTGGGATAACCGGCAATATTGCCTGTGGCAAGACTGCTGTTGGGCAAATGCTGCTGGAATTGGGAGCCGAGCGCTATATCGACGCTGACGCGCTTGTCCATAGGCTCTACCTGAAAGGCCAGCCGGTAGCGATAAAGGTTGCCGAGGCGTTCGGTCCCCAGGTTGTTGCTGCTGACGGAAGCATTGATCGCAAAGCCTTGGGAACGATCGTATTTCAAGATGCCGGAGCCATGCGCCGCCTGGAAGGGATAGTTCACCCGGCGGTGGGGCAGGCATTGCTGAAAGAATTAGCCACTATTAGCCCATCCGGCATCGCGGTCATCGATGCGGTGAAGCTATTGGAGGGAGGATCAGGTGCCTTATGCCAGAGCAAATGGTTGATTACCTGCTCGGAGGAACAAGAACTGGCCCGCTTGATGGCCCGCAATGGGCTGAGTGAGGAGGATGCCCGGTCGCGTATTCGAGCGCAGCCTTCCGTTTCCGCCCGGCTTCTCCTGGTCGATGAAGTGATTGATAACAGTGGCTCATTAGAGGAAACGCGACGGCAGGTGACTGCTGCGTTTGAACGCTTCCTTAATCGTTTCCCGGCGTAG
- a CDS encoding ABC transporter ATP-binding protein — MVEERVYVPTNEVLLDLQNVTKHFGGLAAVQDVNLQVRRGEIISVIGPNGAGKTTVFNLITGIYHVSSGDIVLDGKSILGLTPDQVLRRGIARTFQNIRLFNNMTVLENILVGQHTQLSANILTSLFRTPGVRREEEEARERATELLSFFGAGLVNRQEEYVINLSYADRRRVEIARALAARPKLLLLDEPTAGMNEAETLEAVKYVRRLRDELGLTILLIEHKLAVTMGMSDRIYVLDYGRKIAEGLPEEVRRNEKVIAAYLGKPAASEQKAAGDAPYV; from the coding sequence ATGGTCGAGGAACGGGTATACGTACCTACTAACGAGGTACTGCTGGATTTACAAAACGTAACAAAGCATTTTGGTGGTCTGGCCGCGGTCCAGGATGTCAACCTGCAGGTCCGGCGAGGCGAAATTATCAGTGTGATTGGACCCAATGGAGCCGGTAAAACAACCGTATTTAACCTGATTACAGGGATATATCACGTATCAAGTGGTGATATCGTCCTGGATGGGAAGTCGATTCTCGGGTTGACGCCCGACCAGGTACTGCGTCGTGGTATCGCGCGCACCTTTCAAAACATTCGCCTCTTTAATAATATGACCGTGCTTGAGAACATCCTGGTCGGCCAGCATACACAGTTGAGTGCAAACATACTAACTTCGCTCTTTCGCACGCCCGGTGTCCGGCGAGAAGAAGAGGAGGCGCGTGAGCGAGCTACTGAGTTATTGAGTTTCTTCGGCGCTGGATTGGTAAACCGGCAGGAAGAGTATGTAATAAACCTTTCCTATGCTGATCGGAGGCGCGTTGAAATCGCTCGCGCACTGGCAGCAAGACCAAAACTGCTGTTGTTGGACGAACCAACTGCCGGTATGAACGAGGCTGAAACGCTGGAAGCTGTGAAATACGTGCGCCGTTTGCGTGATGAACTAGGCCTGACCATACTGTTGATCGAACATAAGCTGGCGGTAACAATGGGCATGTCAGACCGCATTTACGTGCTCGATTATGGACGGAAGATTGCCGAGGGCCTACCAGAAGAGGTGCGCCGGAATGAAAAAGTCATCGCGGCCTATCTTGGCAAACCTGCAGCCAGCGAGCAAAAGGCGGCTGGTGATGCGCCTTATGTGTAG
- a CDS encoding tetratricopeptide repeat protein produces MARRLGLIIGINQYQDTAFRPLQFAETDAKALAQWLVNVRGGKWLPSDVQLVLGSQATRELTESLLTQVCLNEAMPGDLILIYFAGHAFVDQSSKEGYLALANTRYQQPDTGLHLYSLVRNIIAASRAAQILLVLDCFQSGPAWNSLRASPFDFKPLLGQSLLNGLQQIQGRLLYCSCRGNESVPEVGGKNLGVLMHSAIVGLSGPAVDPATGQVTLQRLHAFLSSSLNPQYSPQVFGQEQRPIVLVGDLPTLTGSKQNGYESAAVPPASPAGTTPFQASTSSPWQQSPQNTASTATATRQMSPTTSGQLALSVLERNRQQQCMMLLNQARQLVQMQNLTEALTIVNQVLQISPTLSDALILKGQILGTAGQFQDALAAIKQSLQSEPNNALGWSMQAALLANLGEFQEALTSVERSLAIDPNNPETWAVKETILTRQQLVEQSQKLQAAYARPRDNAASFLLSAFLQIFALIVGSIGISLLLIAPQLAIIIAFVLGSLGLSVLCVNAARGAYLYGFSRLLITLITSLMAAGIIGALYKFGYNWIVNRVTANPPLIVSVIFLGTWLLVAAIVPFLAGIGGLIAGLFTGVRRKK; encoded by the coding sequence TTGGCCAGACGCCTGGGGCTCATTATCGGAATCAATCAGTATCAAGATACTGCATTTCGACCGTTGCAGTTTGCCGAAACCGACGCTAAAGCGCTGGCTCAATGGCTGGTGAATGTTCGAGGTGGCAAATGGCTCCCTTCGGACGTACAGTTGGTACTCGGCTCACAGGCTACACGAGAATTAACCGAATCACTGCTCACACAGGTCTGCCTCAATGAGGCCATGCCTGGCGACCTCATTCTGATCTACTTCGCCGGTCACGCGTTCGTCGATCAATCGAGTAAAGAGGGTTATCTTGCCTTAGCAAATACTCGTTACCAGCAGCCAGATACCGGCCTGCATCTCTACTCTCTGGTTAGAAATATCATTGCCGCCAGCCGAGCCGCTCAAATATTATTGGTACTCGATTGTTTCCAGTCCGGCCCTGCCTGGAATTCCCTGCGTGCTTCTCCTTTTGATTTCAAGCCATTGCTTGGCCAGTCACTATTGAATGGACTGCAACAAATACAGGGTCGATTGCTGTATTGTTCTTGTCGCGGAAACGAATCTGTGCCAGAGGTGGGTGGGAAAAATCTAGGCGTCCTGATGCACAGCGCCATAGTTGGCCTCAGTGGTCCGGCTGTCGATCCTGCTACCGGCCAGGTCACACTGCAAAGACTGCATGCATTCCTGTCGAGTTCTCTCAACCCGCAATACTCGCCACAGGTATTCGGTCAGGAACAGCGTCCTATCGTGCTGGTAGGTGATCTCCCTACACTTACCGGTAGTAAGCAAAATGGCTATGAGTCTGCCGCTGTCCCTCCTGCCAGCCCCGCCGGAACAACTCCTTTTCAGGCAAGCACCAGCTCGCCATGGCAACAATCTCCCCAGAACACGGCATCAACCGCTACCGCAACCAGGCAAATGTCGCCCACAACCTCCGGGCAACTGGCACTTTCAGTCCTGGAGAGAAATCGCCAGCAGCAATGTATGATGCTCCTGAACCAGGCTCGCCAGCTTGTGCAGATGCAGAATCTCACCGAAGCGCTCACCATCGTCAACCAGGTTCTGCAAATTTCACCAACGCTTAGTGATGCGCTTATTCTCAAAGGGCAGATTTTAGGCACTGCCGGCCAGTTCCAGGATGCTCTTGCCGCTATCAAACAATCGTTACAATCAGAACCTAACAACGCCCTGGGTTGGAGCATGCAGGCGGCCCTGCTAGCTAACCTGGGAGAATTTCAAGAGGCCTTAACTTCGGTTGAGCGCTCGCTTGCCATTGACCCCAACAACCCGGAGACATGGGCTGTCAAGGAAACTATCTTGACAAGACAGCAACTCGTCGAGCAGAGCCAGAAGTTGCAGGCAGCTTACGCTCGTCCACGTGACAATGCGGCATCTTTCTTGCTTAGTGCTTTCCTGCAAATTTTCGCCCTCATCGTTGGCTCAATCGGTATATCGCTGCTCCTGATAGCGCCACAACTGGCCATCATCATTGCTTTCGTGCTGGGAAGTTTAGGCTTGTCCGTTTTGTGTGTAAATGCTGCGCGCGGAGCTTATCTCTATGGATTTTCACGCCTGCTGATTACGCTCATTACCAGTTTGATGGCAGCCGGCATCATTGGGGCACTCTATAAATTTGGCTATAACTGGATAGTTAATAGAGTTACAGCCAATCCTCCACTGATCGTATCTGTGATCTTTCTCGGGACGTGGCTACTGGTGGCAGCGATAGTGCCTTTCCTGGCAGGCATCGGCGGACTTATTGCCGGACTTTTCACCGGCGTGCGGCGGAAAAAGTAA
- a CDS encoding branched-chain amino acid ABC transporter permease, protein MTLFVQLLIVGLSGGAIYALIALGYTMVYGIIELINFAHGDIFMIGTFITITILQAFNITDDPNVNGTLVAAILIAFFASMILCAILGVVIERIAYRPLRNAPRLAPLISAIGVSLVLEDIGKLWKGLSPISPPQIFGAGAVFYIGPISIQVVDIVVVVVSILLMVGLQWMVNSTRLGRAMRAVAQDREAAALMGVNVDFIISFTFLVGTGLAGAAGFIYLLKFPVTTFTIGFDLGLIAFTAAVLGGIGNLYGAMLGGLVIGLVQSLVNLIPDSNNPSSHGLGLPHGGGAWATAIIFAILILILVFRPSGLLGQQTPEKV, encoded by the coding sequence ATGACGCTTTTTGTGCAGTTACTGATCGTAGGTCTTTCCGGAGGCGCGATTTATGCGCTCATTGCTCTTGGATATACGATGGTCTATGGTATCATCGAGCTGATTAACTTCGCCCATGGCGATATCTTCATGATTGGCACCTTCATCACGATTACCATTCTCCAGGCATTTAACATTACTGATGATCCTAATGTAAATGGCACGCTGGTCGCAGCAATACTGATAGCTTTTTTTGCATCGATGATCCTGTGTGCTATTTTAGGCGTTGTGATCGAACGAATTGCCTATCGCCCACTGCGTAACGCTCCGCGACTGGCGCCGCTGATTTCCGCTATTGGTGTATCTTTGGTCCTTGAAGATATCGGAAAGCTCTGGAAAGGTCTTAGCCCGATCTCCCCACCTCAAATTTTCGGCGCGGGCGCGGTTTTCTATATCGGCCCAATATCCATCCAGGTAGTCGATATTGTTGTCGTCGTGGTCTCCATACTATTGATGGTCGGCTTGCAATGGATGGTCAACAGCACTCGTCTCGGTCGTGCTATGCGCGCAGTCGCGCAGGATCGTGAGGCAGCTGCGTTAATGGGTGTCAATGTCGATTTTATTATTTCGTTCACTTTCCTTGTTGGTACTGGACTGGCCGGTGCCGCCGGTTTTATCTATCTGTTGAAATTTCCGGTTACGACGTTCACCATCGGTTTCGATCTGGGCCTAATTGCTTTTACTGCCGCCGTGCTTGGAGGCATCGGCAACCTCTATGGTGCAATGCTCGGCGGGCTTGTGATTGGCCTGGTGCAGTCTCTGGTCAATCTCATACCCGATTCCAACAACCCAAGTTCTCATGGGTTAGGCTTGCCACATGGTGGTGGCGCCTGGGCGACAGCCATCATTTTCGCAATCCTGATCCTGATCCTGGTATTTCGTCCCTCCGGCCTCCTGGGTCAACAGACTCCGGAGAAAGTGTAA